In Stomoxys calcitrans chromosome 2, idStoCalc2.1, whole genome shotgun sequence, the following proteins share a genomic window:
- the LOC106086446 gene encoding epidermal retinol dehydrogenase 2-like yields MAINNVRTACIYYMQFILLLFLYPILLIVIVIRELYNRPQESQIKGEVAIVTGAARGLGRQIAIELAKRGCHIAVVDILQNAAEETATYLKESFNVKSKAYKVDISDHHQLSKFHREVVQDFGDVTILVHNAALLRLSDSNPQDCEEIQKIITVNFTSQLWLNQLFLPRMKLLNRGHIMAISSTSALFPSAFIQIYGPTKSAVRAYMASLRADLQCGRYKIKLTTILPTFLNTNQYTNDFMRVSGYDKLIPPLEGTMVAQQSVEAMLKGLEEITLPRTLSLVYKLQEFLPTWLRSGLSGPFLPKLNLKELQNQLK; encoded by the exons ATGGCTATTAACAATGTTCGCACAGCTTGTATCTACTACATGCAATTTattcttttgttgtttttatacccgattttgttgattgTCATTGTGATACGGGAATTATATAACAGACCTCAAGAGAGCCAAATAAAAGGTGAAGTAGCCATTGTTACAGGAGCTGCAAGAGGTTTGGGTCGTCAAATAGCCATTGAATTGGCCAAAAGGGGCTGCCACATAGCTGTGGTGGATATACTACAAAATGCAGCAGAGGAAACTGCCACATATTTAAAAGAGTCCTTTAATGTCAAGAGCAAGGCTTATAAG GTAGACATTTCCGACCATCACCAGCTGTCAAAGTTCCACCGCGAAGTTGTCCAAGACTTTGGCGATGTCACCATCTTAGTACACAATGCCGCTTTGCTACGCTTATCCGATAGCAACCCTCAGGATTGCGaggaaatacaaaaaataatcaCCGTTAACTTTACCTCCCAACTATGGTTGAATCAACTTTTTCTGCCGCGCATGAAGTTGCTTAATCGTGGTCACATCATGGCTATTTCCTCAACTTCAGCTTTATTTCCATCAGCTTTTATACAAATATATGGACCCACCAAAAGTGCTGTAAGGGCTTATATGGCCTCGCTAAGGGCAGACTTGCAATGCGGGAGATACAAAATAAAACTGACCACCATATTGCCAACCTTTTTGAATACCAATCAGTATACGAATGATTTCATGAGAGTATCGGGTTATGACAAACTTATTCCACCATTGGAGGGCACTATGGTGGCACAACAATCTGTGGAGGCTATGCTCAAGGGCCTGGAGGAGATAACATTGCCACGAACACTAAGTCTAGTATACAAGTTGCAAGA atttttgccCACATGGCTGCGTAGTGGATTAAGTGGACCCTTTCTACCCAAACTAAACCTGAAAGAGCTTCAAAACCAGctgaaatga
- the LOC106086447 gene encoding epidermal retinol dehydrogenase 2 — translation MAINNVRTACIYYMQFILLLFLYPILLIAIVIRELCNRPQETQIKGEVAIITGAARGLGRQIAIELAKRGCHIAVVDILENPAEETATYLKESFNVKSKAYKVDISDHHQLSKFHREVVQDFGDVTILVHNAALLRLSDSNPQDCEQIQKMITINFTSQLWLNQLFLPRMKSLNRGHIMAISSCAALFPSAYGQIYGPTKSAVRAYMASLRADLQSGRYKIKLTTIMPTFLNTNQYTNDFLRISGYDKLMPQLDGTMVAQQSVKAMLKGLEEITLPRTLSLVYKLQEFLPTWLRSGLSGHILPKLNLIEIQNQMK, via the exons ATGGCTATTAACAATGTTCGCACAGCTTGTATCTACTACATGCAATTTattcttttgttgtttttatacccgatATTGTTGATTGCCATTGTGATACGGGAATTATGTAACAGACCTCAAGAGACCCAAATAAAAGGTGAAGTAGCCATTATTACAGGAGCTGCAAGAGGTTTGGGTCGTCAAATAGCCATTGAATTGGCCAAAAGGGGCTGCCATATAGCTGTGGTGGATATACTGGAAAATCCAGCAGAGGAAACTGCCACATATTTAAAAGAGTCCTTTAATGTCAAGAGCAAAGCTTATAAG GTAGACATTTCCGACCATCATCAGTTGTCAAAGTTCCACCGCGAAGTTGTCCAAGACTTTGGTGATGTCACCATCTTAGTACACAATGCCGCTTTGCTACGCTTATCCGATAGCAACCCTCAGGATTGcgaacaaatacaaaaaatgaTCACCATCAACTTTACCTCCCAACTATGGTTGAATCAACTTTTTCTGCCGCGCATGAAGTCACTTAATCGTGGTCATATCATGGCCATTTCTTCATGTGCCGCCTTGTTTCcatcagcttatggacaaatatATGGACCCACCAAAAGTGCTGTAAGGGCTTATATGGCCTCGCTAAGGGCAGACTTACAATCCGGGAGATACAAAATAAAACTGACCACCATAATGCCAACCTTTTTGAATACCAATCAGTATACGAATGATTTCTTGAGAATATCGGGGTATGACAAACTAATGCCTCAATTGGATGGCACTATGGTGGCACAACAATCTGTGAAGGCTATGCTCAAGGGCCTAGAGGAGATAACTTTGCCCCGAACACTAAGTCTCGTATACAAGTTACAAGA ATTTTTGCCCACATGGCTGCGTAGTGGATTAAGTGGACACATTTTACCCAAACTAAACCTGATTGAGATTCAAAACcagatgaaataa